Proteins encoded in a region of the Chelonoidis abingdonii isolate Lonesome George chromosome 2, CheloAbing_2.0, whole genome shotgun sequence genome:
- the LOC116825292 gene encoding LOW QUALITY PROTEIN: olfactory receptor 4Q2-like (The sequence of the model RefSeq protein was modified relative to this genomic sequence to represent the inferred CDS: deleted 2 bases in 1 codon), which translates to MEQLWRNQTPVGEFLLAAVSPTPQSQAALFVVFLLVYVSPLVGNTLIMATVSSDPCLCTPMYFLLGNLSFLDLCYSTVTAPKMLLDFLSERRSISYQACMAQLFFLHFVGAAEMFLLTVMAYDRYVAICKPLHYHSIMNDPRQLDGGGFLHSMVQTILTMQLPFCGPNWVDNFFCDVPPVIKLACTDTYVVELLMVSNSGLISTSCFIILVASYTTILVRIRSPEVWRKGLSTCASHLTVVTLFFRPCIFIYAQPFSIFSVDKLVSVLYNIIIPMLNPLIYTLRNKEVKSARRRLRTKGITSRGR; encoded by the exons ATGGAGCAGCTGTGGAGAAACCAGACTCCAGTGGGGGAGTTCCTCCTGGCAGCCGTTTCCCCAACTCCACAGTCCCAGGCCGCCTTGTTTGTTGTGTTCCTCTTGGTCTATGTCTCCCCGCTGGTGGGTAATACCCTCATCATGGCGACGGTCAGCTCTGACCCCTGCCTCTGCACTCCCATGTATTTCCTGCTGGGCAACCTCTCCTTCCTGGACCTGTGCTACTCCACCGTCACTGCCCCCAAGATGCTGTTGGACTTCCTGTCTGAGAGAAGGAGTATTTCCTACCAGGCCTGCATGGCCCAGCTCTTCTTTCTGCACTTTGTGGGGGCGGCCGAGATGTTCCTGCTCACTGTTATGGCCTACGACCGCTACGTGGCCATCTGCAAGCCCCTCCACTACCATAGCATTATGAAC GACCCTAGGCAGCTGGATGGTGGCGGCTTCCTCCACTCCATGGTCCAGACCATCCTCACCATGCAGCTGCCCTTCTGCGGGCCCAACTGGGTGGACAACTTCTTCTGCGATGTCCCACCAGTGATCAAGCTGGCCTGCACCGACACCTACGTAGTGGAGCTGCTCATGGTCTCCAACAGTGGGCTGATCTCTACCAGCTGCTTCATTATCCTGGTAGCCTCCTACACCACCATCTTGGTGAGGATTCGCTCCCCTGAAGTGTGGCGCAAGGGGCTATCCACCTGTGCCTCACACCTGACTGTGGTGACCTTATTCTTCAGGCCCTGCATCTTCATCTATGCCCAGCCCTTCTCCATCTTCTCAGTGGACAAGCTGGTCTCAGTCCTGTACAACATCATCATCCCCATGCTGAACCCCTTGATCTACACACTCAGGaacaaagaggtgaagtcagCCAGGAGGAGACTGAGGACAAAGGGCATTACTTCCAGGGGAAGGTAA